In Mytilus edulis chromosome 13, xbMytEdul2.2, whole genome shotgun sequence, a single window of DNA contains:
- the LOC139500797 gene encoding beta-1,3-galactosyltransferase brn-like yields MVRFRNNKIISMLICCTVLICCVSLFYTRTHLYRFPNIKKLVFDVDHRKILNNKVVCDFKQKDMFLINPSELLCNDSNCSSLQMLFIVKSYVLNFGQREAIRRTWGGITKLRSKTVFIIGYLNGIDYLVNLESAKHKDIVQLNKYDQYQNVVYKTIYALLWLSNINITVQFIHFVDDDRFIVPLNMYNVAIQNIESSDLKMLGYMINRSETVRDKSWKTYISPEDYPFDFYPPYIIGGTILTNQKTVRMLAVAVAYTKVIRIEDAYIGIVANSINVKLKHHAAFFAYKQNLTSLRNSVSSPGYETTYILLRDWKLLHVESNSMQLKKKK; encoded by the exons ATGGTTAGATTTAGGAATAACAAAATT ATATCAATGTTAATTTGTTGTACAGTATTGATATGCTGTGTTTCTCTGTTCTACACCAGGACTCATTTATATCGATTTCCTAATATAAAAAAGTTGGTATTTGATGTTGATCACAGAAAAATTCTAAACAATAAAGTAGTATGTGATTTCAAACAGAAGGATATGTTCTTGATAAATCCATCAGAATTATTGTGTAACGATTCCAATTGTAGTTCCTTGCAAATGTTATTTATTGTGAAATCATACGTTTTGAACTTTGGCCAGCGCGAAGCTATACGTAGAACATGGGGAGGCATAACCAAACTGCGATCAAAAACTGTTTTCATTATTGGATATCTTAATGGCATCGATTATCTTGTTAATCTGGAATCAGCAAAACATAAAGATATAGTTCAGTTGAATAAGTATGATCAATATCAAAATGTTGTTTATAAAACAATCTATGCCCTGCTATggttatcaaatataaatataacagtACAGTTCATTCATTTTGTAGATGACGATCGCTTTATCGTTCCACTGAATATGTATAATGTTgcaatacaaaatattgaatcTTCAGATTTAAAAATGTTGGGATACATGATAAATCGATCGGAAACTGTTCGAGATAAAAGTTGGAAAACATATATTTCTCCTGAAGACTATCCATTTGATTTCTATCCGCCATATATCATTGGAGGAACTATCTTGACAAATCAAAAAACTGTGAGAATGCTGGCGGTTGCTGTagcttatactaaagttattcgAATAGAAGATGCATATATTGGAATAGTAGCAAACTCAATTAATGTAAAACTGAAACATCATGCGGCTTTTTTTGCTTATAAACAAAATCTTACGAGTTTACGCAATTCAGTATCCTCTCCTGGTTACGAAACTACGTATATTTTGCTAAGGGACTGGAAATTACTTCATGTAGAATCTAACAGTAtgcaattaaagaaaaaaaaatag
- the LOC139500483 gene encoding uncharacterized protein yields the protein MPSNWIFSSSENGYITRSLFEDWSSRIYVPNIGMRRPNLFVLDNHSSHLSLKVIDMAIENDIEILGIPLHTSHFLQPLDQIFHPLRSTYSDLALNIGLVKADMVIKKNKFAGAGKG from the coding sequence ATGCCTTCAAATTGGATCTTCTCTTCATCGGAAAATGGTTACATTACAAGAAGTTTGTTTGAAGATTGGTCATCGAGAATATATGTACCTAACATTGGTATGAGACGCCCTAACCTATTCGTTCTAGATAATCATAGTTCTCATTTGTCATTGAAAGTTATAGACATGGCCATAGAGAATGACATAGAGATATTAGGTATTCCGCTTCACACATCACACTTTTTACAACCTTTAGATCAAATATTTCACCCCCTCAGAAGTACCTACAGTGATCTTGCCCTGAACATTGGCTTGGTTAAGGCAGACATGGTtattaagaaaaataagtttgcTGGAGCAGGCAAAGGATAA